The proteins below are encoded in one region of Malaclemys terrapin pileata isolate rMalTer1 chromosome 8, rMalTer1.hap1, whole genome shotgun sequence:
- the SRSF11 gene encoding serine/arginine-rich splicing factor 11 isoform X2, with translation MASSSGTDVIQVTNVSPSASSEQMRTLFGFLGKIEELRLFPPDDSPLPVSSRVCFVKFHDPDSAVVAQHLTNTVFVDRALIVVPYAEGIIPDETKALSLLAPANAVAGLLPGGGLLPTPNPLSQIGAVPLAALGAPALDPALAALGLPGANLNSQSLAADQLLKLMSTVDPKLNHVAAGLVSPSLKSDTSSKEIEEAMKRVREAQSLISAAIEPDKKDEKRRHSRSRSRSRRRRTPSTSRHRRSRSRSRRRSHSKSRSRRRSKSPRRRRSHSRERGRRSRSASKTKDKKKEEKEKKRSKTPPKSYSTTRRSRSTSRERRRRRSRSGTRSPKKPRSPKRKLSRSPSPRRHKKEKKKDKDKERSRDERERSTSKKKKSKDKEKDRERKSESDKDVKVTRDYDEEEQGYDSEKEKKEEKKVADSASPKIKESPVDKGSGDSARESKVNGDDHHEEDMDMSD, from the exons tgattcTCCTTTGCCTGTTTCATCACGGGTCTGTTTTGTAAAGTTCCATGATCCTGACTCAGCAGTTGTGGCCCAGCATCTGACAAACACTGTGTTCGTTGACAGAGCGTTGATAGTCGTACCATATGCAGAAG GAATTATTCCTGATGAGACTAAGGCTTTATCTCTTTTGGCACCAGCTAATGCTGTGGCAGGTCTGCTGCCTGGAGGTGGTCTCCTGCCTACTCCCAACCCACTTTCTCAG ATTGGTGCTGTTCCTTTAGCTGCTTTGGGAGCTCCTGCTCTTGATCCTGCCCTAGCTGCTCTTGGGCTTCCTGGAGCAAACTTAAACTCTCAG TCTCTTGCGGCCGATCAGCTACTAAAACTTATGAGCACAGTGGATCCAAA GTTGAACCATGTAGCTGCAGGTCTTGTCTCACCAAGTCTGAAATCGGATACCTCCAGTAAAGAAATAGAGGAAGCTATGAAAAGAGTAAGAGAAGCACAATCACTGATTTCTGCAGCCATAGAGCCAG ATAAAAAAGATGAAAAACGAAGGCATTCAAGATCACGATCACGATCAAGAAGGCGGAGAACTCCTTCTACTTCTAGGCACAG ACGATCAAGAAGCAGATCAAGGAGGAGGTCACATTCAAAGTCAAGAAGCAGGCGGCGATCTAAAAGTCCAAGAAGGAGGAGATCTCAttccagagagagaggcagaaggtCTAGGAGCGCATCCAAAACCAA GGataaaaagaaggaagagaaagaaaagaaacgtTCTAAAACTCCACCAAAAAGCTACAGCACAACCAGACGATCTAGAAGCACAAGCAG AGAACGACGGCGCAGAAGAAGCAGGAGTGGAACAAGGTCACCTAAAAAGCCCAGGTCCCCTAAAAGAAAACTGTCTCGGTCCCCATCTCCAAGAAG acataaaaaggaaaagaagaaggaTAAAGACAAAGAGAGAAGCAGAGATGAGAGAGAGCGGTCAACGagcaagaagaaaaaaagcaaagacAAAGAGAAGGATCGGGAAAGAAAATCAGAGAGTGACAAAGACGTAAAA GTCACAAGGGATTATGATGAAGAAGAACAAGGAtatgacagcgagaaagagaaaaaggaagaaaagaaagtagCAGATTCTGCTTCCCCCAAAATAAAGGAATCACCAGTGGATAAGGGAAGTGGAGATTCAGCAAGAGAATCCAAAGTAAATGGGGATGATCATCATGAAGAAGACATGGATATGAGTGACTGA
- the SRSF11 gene encoding serine/arginine-rich splicing factor 11 isoform X1, with translation MASSSGTDVIQVTNVSPSASSEQMRTLFGFLGKIEELRLFPPDDSPLPVSSRVCFVKFHDPDSAVVAQHLTNTVFVDRALIVVPYAEGIIPDETKALSLLAPANAVAGLLPGGGLLPTPNPLSQIGAVPLAALGAPALDPALAALGLPGANLNSQSLAADQLLKLMSTVDPKLNHVAAGLVSPSLKSDTSSKEIEEAMKRVREAQSLISAAIEPDKKDEKRRHSRSRSRSRRRRTPSTSRHRRSRSRSRRRSHSKSRSRRRSKSPRRRRSHSRERGRRSRSASKTKDKKKEEKEKKRSKTPPKSYSTTRRSRSTSRERRRRRSRSGTRSPKKPRSPKRKLSRSPSPRRHKKEKKKDKDKERSRDERERSTSKKKKSKDKEKDRERKSESDKDVKQVTRDYDEEEQGYDSEKEKKEEKKVADSASPKIKESPVDKGSGDSARESKVNGDDHHEEDMDMSD, from the exons tgattcTCCTTTGCCTGTTTCATCACGGGTCTGTTTTGTAAAGTTCCATGATCCTGACTCAGCAGTTGTGGCCCAGCATCTGACAAACACTGTGTTCGTTGACAGAGCGTTGATAGTCGTACCATATGCAGAAG GAATTATTCCTGATGAGACTAAGGCTTTATCTCTTTTGGCACCAGCTAATGCTGTGGCAGGTCTGCTGCCTGGAGGTGGTCTCCTGCCTACTCCCAACCCACTTTCTCAG ATTGGTGCTGTTCCTTTAGCTGCTTTGGGAGCTCCTGCTCTTGATCCTGCCCTAGCTGCTCTTGGGCTTCCTGGAGCAAACTTAAACTCTCAG TCTCTTGCGGCCGATCAGCTACTAAAACTTATGAGCACAGTGGATCCAAA GTTGAACCATGTAGCTGCAGGTCTTGTCTCACCAAGTCTGAAATCGGATACCTCCAGTAAAGAAATAGAGGAAGCTATGAAAAGAGTAAGAGAAGCACAATCACTGATTTCTGCAGCCATAGAGCCAG ATAAAAAAGATGAAAAACGAAGGCATTCAAGATCACGATCACGATCAAGAAGGCGGAGAACTCCTTCTACTTCTAGGCACAG ACGATCAAGAAGCAGATCAAGGAGGAGGTCACATTCAAAGTCAAGAAGCAGGCGGCGATCTAAAAGTCCAAGAAGGAGGAGATCTCAttccagagagagaggcagaaggtCTAGGAGCGCATCCAAAACCAA GGataaaaagaaggaagagaaagaaaagaaacgtTCTAAAACTCCACCAAAAAGCTACAGCACAACCAGACGATCTAGAAGCACAAGCAG AGAACGACGGCGCAGAAGAAGCAGGAGTGGAACAAGGTCACCTAAAAAGCCCAGGTCCCCTAAAAGAAAACTGTCTCGGTCCCCATCTCCAAGAAG acataaaaaggaaaagaagaaggaTAAAGACAAAGAGAGAAGCAGAGATGAGAGAGAGCGGTCAACGagcaagaagaaaaaaagcaaagacAAAGAGAAGGATCGGGAAAGAAAATCAGAGAGTGACAAAGACGTAAAA CAGGTCACAAGGGATTATGATGAAGAAGAACAAGGAtatgacagcgagaaagagaaaaaggaagaaaagaaagtagCAGATTCTGCTTCCCCCAAAATAAAGGAATCACCAGTGGATAAGGGAAGTGGAGATTCAGCAAGAGAATCCAAAGTAAATGGGGATGATCATCATGAAGAAGACATGGATATGAGTGACTGA